Proteins found in one Bicyclus anynana chromosome 24, ilBicAnyn1.1, whole genome shotgun sequence genomic segment:
- the LOC128199455 gene encoding uncharacterized protein LOC128199455 isoform X3, which produces MEDELSRKNVARGYAKRTITRLYQYLEAEEANLLKNHVEELMVRRDRLEKTFNEYEDLCKDILHLNPKDEECVDVVEEKFYKMVTMLNKAIAQRGFAPASSTNSVAQPSVEAKTHLPPVDIQQFNEIRRQLLNS; this is translated from the exons ATGGAGGACGAATTATCAAGGAAGAATGTAGCACGCGGTTACGCAAAGCGCACAATCACGCGGCTTTATCAGTATTTAGAAGCAGAAGAGGCAAATCTACTAAAGAACCACGTGGAGGAACTCATGGTTCGGCGTGACCGACTGGAAAAAACCTTTAATGAATACGAAGACTTGTGCAAAGACATTTTACATTTGAATCCCAAAGATGAGGAGTGCGTGGACGTCGTcgaagaaaagttttacaaaatggTAACGATGTTAAACAAGGCGATTGCACAACGTGGTTTTGCACCCGCGTCTTCAACCAATTCAGTTGCTCAACCGAGTGTAGAGGCAAAAACTCACTTACCTCCCGTGGACATCCAACAGTTTAACG AAATAAGGCGACAGCTGCTCAACAGCTAA
- the LOC128199455 gene encoding uncharacterized protein LOC128199455 isoform X2, with protein MIHNNSSLDVIQKLYYLRSYLIGEPLDLIKNLPITPESYSEALKLLENRYENKYKIVNEHISHLLDLKCITKSTASNLRDFVSCIRQQLAAISIHEPNVIHWSPILLCIFSRKLDSFTTRAYQMDRSSDNKPSLEEFLQYLEKRALALENAEQGHTEGNSRVAALATQGSSCSYCKSKEHKLFKCKKFYLLTAQERILFIEKNKLCITCLGTHKGKCRFHFRCSDCKGCHNSLVCNSPALAPPVTLTGNIDNNVLLPTARVKVFSKNGREYRIKALLDSGSQVSLVTSKVIKILGLTPTPNNTNIIGISNTKNNTKYCIPLEVHSMHIPFKKIINCHVVENITCKLPQSNIDISKIHIPNNITLADEQFNVPSEIHILIGADVFFQTLLPSNQSVVVVPMNLSSPAANDPHGSQQVLPTASCHTTSQGSPGFELHIFPTLFGHIIGGGLPVDLSKPSCHKVALKCELDIQKTISQFWSYEKVPELFHEKTSEQELCEQIFQSSVKLENNHFQVALPLKLPLEDINGILGESFHLALKRFLNLEKKLHSNPNLFMQYQRFIHEYLSLNHGHYMDIELYDINKQATYYLPHHAVINENSSTTRLRCVFDASMKTDKKVSLNSLQLNGPVVQKDLFDILMLFRFGKYTFTTDIKHMFRNIKIDPKFTSLQNILWRDNPSESIKCIRLDTVTYGLKSSSYLAIRYENLYPLASNIINNHTYVDDILYTDHDFNSVITARNQLREILSLGGFHTHKWASNNKSILSDIPQTEQQHFCSLDLQKENFDMKALGLRINVIDDNFIISSPEPFNPKEITKRRILSYIGRFYDPMGFASPIIVTAKVIMQKLWLQNIDWNSTPPLNIQEEWVQFTADLLAMEPIKLSRNIDISENYTAELVGFADASSSTAYGCCVYLRVNKLEIRRQLLNS; from the exons ATGATACATAATAATTCAAGTCTAGACGtcatacaaaaattatactacTTAAGATCATATCTCATAGGTGAACCTTTagacttaataaaaaatttaccaATAACCCCTGAAAGCTATAGTGAAGCACtcaaattattagaaaataggtatgaaaataagtataaaattgtgAATGAACACATAAGCCATTTGTTAGATTTAAAATGTATCACTAAGTCCACGGCTAGTAATTTAAGAGACTTTGTGTCATGTATTAGACAACAATTAGCTGCCATAAGCATTCATGAGCCTAATGTAATACATTGGAGTCCCATACTTCTTTGCATTTTCTCCCGTAAACTAGATAGCTTTACAACGAGAGCCTACCAAATGGATAGAAGCTCTGATAACAAGCCGAGCCTGGAAGAGTTTCTCCAGTACCTTGAGAAACGGGCCTTGGCTTTAGAAAATGCTGAGCAAGGTCACACTGAGGGTAACTCACGGGTAGCTGCTCTCGCCACGCAGGGATCATCATGCAGTTACTGTAAGTCCAAAGAAcataaactttttaaatgtaaaaaattctATTTATTGACAGCACAGGAAAGAATATTattcatagaaaaaaataaactttgtatTACATGTTTAGGTACACATAAGGGCAAATGTAGGTTTCACTTCCGATGTTCAGACTGCAAGGGCTGTCACAACAGCTTAGTCTGCAATTCTCCCGCCCTGGCACCTCCTGTTACCTTGACAGGCAACATTGATAATAATGTACTCCTGCCCACAGCAAGAGTAAAGGTGTTCAGCAAGAATGGCCGAGAGTACCGCATCAAGGCTTTACTAGATAGCGGTTCACAGGTATCGTTAGTGACCTCAAaggtcataaaaatattaggtttGACTCCCACACCCaataacacaaatattattggcatatctaacactaaaaataatacaaagtacTGCATCCCATTAGAGGTGCATTCTATGCACATTCCgttcaaaaaaatcatcaacTGTCATGTAGTAGAAAATATAACTTGTAAACTTCCCCAGAGTAACATTGATATTTCCAAAATTCACATaccaaataatataactttagcCGATGAACAGTTCAATGTACCAAGTGAAATACATATACTCATTGGTGCGGATGTGTTTTTCCAGACCCTGTTGCCGAGCAATCAGAGCGTGGTGGTGGTGCCAATGAACCTCAGCTCACCAGCTGCAAATGATCCTCACGGGTCACAACAGGTTCTCCCTACTGCTTCGTGTCACACTACATCACAAGGGTCTCCAGGGTTTGAATTACACATATTTCCAACACTATTTGGTCACATAATAGGAGGAGGTTTGCCAGTCGATTTATCCAAACCATCTTGTCACAAAGTAGCATTAAAATGTGAGCTAGatatacaaaaaacaatttctcAGTTTTGGTCTTATGAAAAGGTCCCAGAATTATTCCATGAAAAAACTTCTGAACAGGAGCTGTGTGAACAAATATTTCAAAGCTCTgtcaaattagaaaataatcaCTTTCAAGTTGCCTTACCATTGAAATTACCTTTAGAAGATATTAATGGTATATTAGGCGAATCCTTTCACCTCGCtttaaagagatttttaaatttagaaaagaaATTGCATTCAAATCCAAATCTATTCATGCAATATCAAAGATTTATCCATGAATACTTATCACTTAACCATGGTCATTATATGGACATTGAACTGTATGACATAAACAAACAAGCAACTTACTATTTACCCCATCATGcagtaataaatgaaaattcaagtaCAACCCGACTTCGGTGTGTATTTGATGCTTCAATGAAAACTGACAAGAAGGTCAGCTTAAACAGTTTACAACTCAATGGACCGGTAGTGCAAAAAGATCTTTTTGATATACTCATGCTATTCAGATTTGGCAAATATACATTCACAACGGACATCAAACATATGTTCcgcaatataaaaattgatcccAAATTCACTTCTCTACAAAACATACTTTGGAGAGACAATCCAAGTGAATCAATTAAATGTATTAGATTAGACACAGTAACATACGGTTTAAAAAGCTCTAGTTACTTGGCAATTAGGTACGAAAATTTGTATCCTCTAGCTtccaacataattaataatcatacaTATGTTGACGATATTCTTTACACAGATCATGATTTCAACTCAGTTATAACTGCAAGGAATCAACTACGCGAAATACTCAGTCTAGGTGGATTTCATACACACAAGTGGGCCTCAAATAATAAAAGCATACTGTCGGATATACCACAGACCGAGCAACAACATTTTTGTAGTTTAGATTTGcaaaaagaaaatttcgacATGAAAGCTTTAGGGCTGCGCATTAATGTTATAGatgataactttataatatcatcCCCTGAACCGTTTAACCctaaagaaataacaaaaagaagAATATTAAGTTACATAGGTAGGTTCTACGACCCTATGGGGTTTGCAAGTCCTATTATAGTAACAGCAAAGGTCATCATGCAAAAATTATGGCTACAAAATATTGATTGGAATTCCACTCCCCCTCTTAACATTCAAGAAGAGTGGGTACAGTTTACAGCTGATCTATTAGCAATGGAGCCAATTAAACTAAGTAGAAATATAGATATTTCAGAAAATTACACTGCAGAGCTGGTGGGATTTGCTGATGCTTCGAGTTCCACGGCCTACGGTTGCTGTGTATACCTGCGAGTCAACAAATTAG AAATAAGGCGACAGCTGCTCAACAGCTAA
- the LOC128199455 gene encoding uncharacterized protein LOC128199455 isoform X1, with amino-acid sequence MIHNNSSLDVIQKLYYLRSYLIGEPLDLIKNLPITPESYSEALKLLENRYENKYKIVNEHISHLLDLKCITKSTASNLRDFVSCIRQQLAAISIHEPNVIHWSPILLCIFSRKLDSFTTRAYQMDRSSDNKPSLEEFLQYLEKRALALENAEQGHTEGNSRVAALATQGSSCSYCKSKEHKLFKCKKFYLLTAQERILFIEKNKLCITCLGTHKGKCRFHFRCSDCKGCHNSLVCNSPALAPPVTLTGNIDNNVLLPTARVKVFSKNGREYRIKALLDSGSQVSLVTSKVIKILGLTPTPNNTNIIGISNTKNNTKYCIPLEVHSMHIPFKKIINCHVVENITCKLPQSNIDISKIHIPNNITLADEQFNVPSEIHILIGADVFFQTLLPSNQSVVVVPMNLSSPAANDPHGSQQVLPTASCHTTSQGSPGFELHIFPTLFGHIIGGGLPVDLSKPSCHKVALKCELDIQKTISQFWSYEKVPELFHEKTSEQELCEQIFQSSVKLENNHFQVALPLKLPLEDINGILGESFHLALKRFLNLEKKLHSNPNLFMQYQRFIHEYLSLNHGHYMDIELYDINKQATYYLPHHAVINENSSTTRLRCVFDASMKTDKKVSLNSLQLNGPVVQKDLFDILMLFRFGKYTFTTDIKHMFRNIKIDPKFTSLQNILWRDNPSESIKCIRLDTVTYGLKSSSYLAIRYENLYPLASNIINNHTYVDDILYTDHDFNSVITARNQLREILSLGGFHTHKWASNNKSILSDIPQTEQQHFCSLDLQKENFDMKALGLRINVIDDNFIISSPEPFNPKEITKRRILSYIGRFYDPMGFASPIIVTAKVIMQKLWLQNIDWNSTPPLNIQEEWVQFTADLLAMEPIKLSRNIDISENYTAELVGFADASSSTAYGCCVYLRVNKLGNSNAYLLCSKSRINPIQKKGMTVPRLELNAALLLSKLMAKTYDSIKLKVKIKDVYLFSDSKIVLAWIDTELMQLQAYIANRVSVIRQATGAWSWLYVNTKENPADLISRGLKPGELNRCQLWWNGPQFLRNKIRRQLLNS; translated from the exons ATGATACATAATAATTCAAGTCTAGACGtcatacaaaaattatactacTTAAGATCATATCTCATAGGTGAACCTTTagacttaataaaaaatttaccaATAACCCCTGAAAGCTATAGTGAAGCACtcaaattattagaaaataggtatgaaaataagtataaaattgtgAATGAACACATAAGCCATTTGTTAGATTTAAAATGTATCACTAAGTCCACGGCTAGTAATTTAAGAGACTTTGTGTCATGTATTAGACAACAATTAGCTGCCATAAGCATTCATGAGCCTAATGTAATACATTGGAGTCCCATACTTCTTTGCATTTTCTCCCGTAAACTAGATAGCTTTACAACGAGAGCCTACCAAATGGATAGAAGCTCTGATAACAAGCCGAGCCTGGAAGAGTTTCTCCAGTACCTTGAGAAACGGGCCTTGGCTTTAGAAAATGCTGAGCAAGGTCACACTGAGGGTAACTCACGGGTAGCTGCTCTCGCCACGCAGGGATCATCATGCAGTTACTGTAAGTCCAAAGAAcataaactttttaaatgtaaaaaattctATTTATTGACAGCACAGGAAAGAATATTattcatagaaaaaaataaactttgtatTACATGTTTAGGTACACATAAGGGCAAATGTAGGTTTCACTTCCGATGTTCAGACTGCAAGGGCTGTCACAACAGCTTAGTCTGCAATTCTCCCGCCCTGGCACCTCCTGTTACCTTGACAGGCAACATTGATAATAATGTACTCCTGCCCACAGCAAGAGTAAAGGTGTTCAGCAAGAATGGCCGAGAGTACCGCATCAAGGCTTTACTAGATAGCGGTTCACAGGTATCGTTAGTGACCTCAAaggtcataaaaatattaggtttGACTCCCACACCCaataacacaaatattattggcatatctaacactaaaaataatacaaagtacTGCATCCCATTAGAGGTGCATTCTATGCACATTCCgttcaaaaaaatcatcaacTGTCATGTAGTAGAAAATATAACTTGTAAACTTCCCCAGAGTAACATTGATATTTCCAAAATTCACATaccaaataatataactttagcCGATGAACAGTTCAATGTACCAAGTGAAATACATATACTCATTGGTGCGGATGTGTTTTTCCAGACCCTGTTGCCGAGCAATCAGAGCGTGGTGGTGGTGCCAATGAACCTCAGCTCACCAGCTGCAAATGATCCTCACGGGTCACAACAGGTTCTCCCTACTGCTTCGTGTCACACTACATCACAAGGGTCTCCAGGGTTTGAATTACACATATTTCCAACACTATTTGGTCACATAATAGGAGGAGGTTTGCCAGTCGATTTATCCAAACCATCTTGTCACAAAGTAGCATTAAAATGTGAGCTAGatatacaaaaaacaatttctcAGTTTTGGTCTTATGAAAAGGTCCCAGAATTATTCCATGAAAAAACTTCTGAACAGGAGCTGTGTGAACAAATATTTCAAAGCTCTgtcaaattagaaaataatcaCTTTCAAGTTGCCTTACCATTGAAATTACCTTTAGAAGATATTAATGGTATATTAGGCGAATCCTTTCACCTCGCtttaaagagatttttaaatttagaaaagaaATTGCATTCAAATCCAAATCTATTCATGCAATATCAAAGATTTATCCATGAATACTTATCACTTAACCATGGTCATTATATGGACATTGAACTGTATGACATAAACAAACAAGCAACTTACTATTTACCCCATCATGcagtaataaatgaaaattcaagtaCAACCCGACTTCGGTGTGTATTTGATGCTTCAATGAAAACTGACAAGAAGGTCAGCTTAAACAGTTTACAACTCAATGGACCGGTAGTGCAAAAAGATCTTTTTGATATACTCATGCTATTCAGATTTGGCAAATATACATTCACAACGGACATCAAACATATGTTCcgcaatataaaaattgatcccAAATTCACTTCTCTACAAAACATACTTTGGAGAGACAATCCAAGTGAATCAATTAAATGTATTAGATTAGACACAGTAACATACGGTTTAAAAAGCTCTAGTTACTTGGCAATTAGGTACGAAAATTTGTATCCTCTAGCTtccaacataattaataatcatacaTATGTTGACGATATTCTTTACACAGATCATGATTTCAACTCAGTTATAACTGCAAGGAATCAACTACGCGAAATACTCAGTCTAGGTGGATTTCATACACACAAGTGGGCCTCAAATAATAAAAGCATACTGTCGGATATACCACAGACCGAGCAACAACATTTTTGTAGTTTAGATTTGcaaaaagaaaatttcgacATGAAAGCTTTAGGGCTGCGCATTAATGTTATAGatgataactttataatatcatcCCCTGAACCGTTTAACCctaaagaaataacaaaaagaagAATATTAAGTTACATAGGTAGGTTCTACGACCCTATGGGGTTTGCAAGTCCTATTATAGTAACAGCAAAGGTCATCATGCAAAAATTATGGCTACAAAATATTGATTGGAATTCCACTCCCCCTCTTAACATTCAAGAAGAGTGGGTACAGTTTACAGCTGATCTATTAGCAATGGAGCCAATTAAACTAAGTAGAAATATAGATATTTCAGAAAATTACACTGCAGAGCTGGTGGGATTTGCTGATGCTTCGAGTTCCACGGCCTACGGTTGCTGTGTATACCTGCGAGTCAACAAATTAGGTAACTCAAATGCTTACTTGCTCTGTTCGAAATCTAGAATAAATCCTATTCAAAAGAAGGGCATGACAGTGCCAAGGCTTGAATTGAATGCTGCACTCTTGTTATCTAAGTTAATGGCAAAAACATATGATTCAATTAagcttaaagttaaaataaaggaTGTATATCTATTCAGTGATTCAAAGATTGTTCTTGCATGGATTGACACTGAATTGATGCAGCTTCAAGCTTATATAGCGAACAGAGTGAGTGTCATTCGTCAGGCTACAGGTGCCTGGTCATGGCTTTATGTCAACACCAAAGAAAATCCTGCCGACCTCATCAGCAGAGGGCTAAAGCCAGGCGAGCTGAACCGGTGCCAGTTATGGTGGAACGGGCCACAGTTTCTACGTAACA AAATAAGGCGACAGCTGCTCAACAGCTAA